GACACGATCCCCGAGAGCGCGTGGCCGCCGGCGCCGGACGGATCCGCCTTCAAGATCGCCCTCGCCCTCGACGGCTTGCCCTCGGTGGCGGGTGCGCCCGTCGGGGTGCCCGAGGAGGTGCTGCTCTCGACGCAGTTCCGGATCGGCCCGAACCCGGGGTACATCGCCGACGCGGTCGAACAGGGGATCGCGGGCCGCCCCTCCGACAAGCCCATCATCTGGGGCCTGATCCCGAGCCTCACCTCGCCCGGCCTGGCCCCCGAGGGGCGGCACCTCATGAGCCTGAACGTGTGGCACGCGCCGCATCGGCTCGGTGAGCGGTACTGGCGGGAGAACGGCGCGGCATTCGCCGATCGATGCGTCGCGCAGGTCGAGGCCGCGTTCCCCGGCCTGTCCGAGCGCATCACGGATCGCCGTTGGCTCGGGCCGCACGACCTCGAACGCGAGTTCGGGCTCACCTCGAGCAACATCACCCACGGCGATCTAACGCCGGAGAGCATGCTGAACGGCAGGCCGGGCGCCGAGCTGAGCGCGGGTCTCGAGCGGCGCGGCATCGTGCTCGGCGGCGCCGAGTCCTGGCCGGGCGGCTACGTCACGGGCGCCCCGGGCCGAAGAGCAGCGCTGACCATTGCACGGAAGAAGGAGCCGACCAGATGAACGACCTGAACGAGTACCTCGTGAACATCCAGATCACGTGGCCGCGCGACCTGCCCGAGGACGTGATCGAGCGTCTCTCGGTCGAGGAGCGGAAGATGGCCGCGGTGCGCGCGGCCGAGGGGCATCTCGTGCGCATGTGGCGAGTGCCGGGGCGTCGCGAGAACTGGGGTCTGTGGCGAGCGGCGAACGCCACCCAGCTCCACGACATCCTGAGCGCGCTCCCCGTGTGGCCCTACATGGCCGTCACGGTGCATCCCCTTGCACAGCACGCCGTAGATCCCTTCATAGACTAAGCAGCATGAAGTCCATCGGTGTCATCGACATCGCTCGTGAGGCGGGTGTCTCGACGGCGACGGTGTCTCGCGTGCTCAACGGCTCGGACCGTGTCTCCGACCGCACGCGCGCCCACGTGCTCGAGGTGATCGAGCGGCTCGGCTTCTCGCCGAACGCGTCGGCGTCGAACCTGCGGCGCGGCCGGAGCGACGCGATCGGCATCGCGGTCGCCAGCATCTCGCAGCCCTGGTACGTGAAGCTGATCCGCGAGTTGCGGCGAGCGGTCACCGCTCGGGGCATGACCACCGTGGTCTACGATCTCGAGCACAGCAGCCGGGTGCTGATCGAGCACACGGAGAGCGCTCGGCGCCTGCGCCTGGCGGGGATGATCCTCGCCACCGGTGATCGCCTGGACGCCGCGAACGTGAACGCCTCGCTGCATCGTCTCGCCGGCAGCATGCCGCTCGTGGTGATCGGCCAGCACCTCGACGACGCCACCTGGCCGACCGTCTACTTCGACGACGTCGCCGCCTCGGAGGCGGCGGCCGATGAACTGCTGGAACGGCGCAGCCGGCCGATGCTCTTCCTCGGCAGCTCGGCGAGATCCTTCCTCAGCGATCAGCGCCGCGAGGGGGTGCGGCGCGCGCTCGAGGCGAGGCCGAACCTGCTGCGCGACTCGACCTTCATCCAGCTCGACGGGCCCATGGACTTCG
The genomic region above belongs to Leucobacter muris and contains:
- a CDS encoding muconolactone Delta-isomerase, which encodes MNDLNEYLVNIQITWPRDLPEDVIERLSVEERKMAAVRAAEGHLVRMWRVPGRRENWGLWRAANATQLHDILSALPVWPYMAVTVHPLAQHAVDPFID
- a CDS encoding LacI family DNA-binding transcriptional regulator codes for the protein MKSIGVIDIAREAGVSTATVSRVLNGSDRVSDRTRAHVLEVIERLGFSPNASASNLRRGRSDAIGIAVASISQPWYVKLIRELRRAVTARGMTTVVYDLEHSSRVLIEHTESARRLRLAGMILATGDRLDAANVNASLHRLAGSMPLVVIGQHLDDATWPTVYFDDVAASEAAADELLERRSRPMLFLGSSARSFLSDQRREGVRRALEARPNLLRDSTFIQLDGPMDFATGYDEVVSRADELRRYGLIFCVNDELALGALRALGELGLRVPEDLMVIGYGDVDMLPYLTPSLSSLSGDVNAIAGDALEAIMVGIAGEPVFDTRVHSRRIVHRESTEDRAARPPATAEGAARG